The following coding sequences are from one Panicum hallii strain FIL2 chromosome 5, PHallii_v3.1, whole genome shotgun sequence window:
- the LOC112894239 gene encoding F-box protein At2g26850-like, which yields MLALLTAFVVACLLFLSKPCARDMRLFLASLFQQLALSLLGFLAGLRLLGGVAAAPETMPLMPSFKRKRAAAMVENVEEVPAAAGEPSVLDLPELAIDCILERLPPAELRNMAAVCRSMRERCRSDHLWERHMSEKWGRVLGRAARDEWRAHLASASESSAAGSVSGGGGKRRRWLAALSCVCPVVSWMRPRADSGKSSGPMLDDSIMSWYLSMESGKFWFPAQVYNREHGHVGFMMSCYDAELSYDYHSDTFRARYPPHGRRTVVLEDGVQWDRVRAPPVNTLAHDLHASDCLHELRPGDHIEIQWRRNKEFPYGWWYGVVGHLESCDGNEHFCRCHFSDTVVLEFNQYTHGSRWRQALVNRKDHREEGNEGDGFYGGLRKLRSKDDISKWRQLWPTDILE from the exons ATGCTTGCCCTGCTCACCGCCTTCGTCGTTGCCTGCCTGCTCTTCCTGTCCAAGCCATGCGCGCGTGACATGAGATTGTTCCTAGCCTCCCTGTTCCAGCAACTCGCGCTCTCGCTGCTCGGATTCCTGGCAGGCCTCCGCCTGCTCGGCGGCGTCGCGGCCGCCCCGGAGACCATGCCGCTCATGCCATCCTTCAAGAGGAAGCgggcggcggcaatggtggAGAATGTGGAGGAGGTcccagccgccgccggtgagccgtcGGTGCTCGACCTGCCCGAGCTGGCCATCGATTGCATTCTCGAGAGGCTGCCGCCGGCGGAGCTGCGGAACATGGCCGCCGTCTGCCGCTCCATGCGGGAGCGCTGCCGCAGCGACCACCTCTGGGAGCGCCACATGTCGGAGAAGTGGGGCCGCGTCCTGGGGCGCGCCGCCAGGGACGAGTGGAGGGCGCACCTGGCGTCCGCCAGCGAGTCTAGCGCCGCGGGCTCCgtctcgggcggcggcggcaagcgcCGGAGGTGGCTTGCCGCGCTGTCCTGCGTCTGTCCGGTGGTGTCCTGGATGCGGCCCAGGGCAGACAGCGGCAAGTCCTCCGGCCCAATGTTGGACGATTCCATCATGTCGTGGTATCTGTCCATGGAAAGCGGCAAGTTCTGGTTCCCGGCTCAGGTTTACAACCGCGAG CATGGCCATGTTGGGTTCATGATGTCATGCTATGATGCAGAGCTCAGCTACGATTACCATTCCGACACATTCCGTGCAAG GTATCCACCACACGGGCGACGAACTGTGGTCTTGGAGGACGGGGTGCAATGGGACAGGGTCAGGGCACCGCCTGTCAACACTCTTGCACATGACCTACATGCCTCTGACTGCCTACATGAACTCCGGCCTGGCGACCATATTGAGATTCAGTGGAGAAGGAACAAAGAATTCCCATATG GCTGGTGGTATGGAGTTGTTGGCCACTTGGAGTCATGTGATGGAAATGAACACTTTTGTCGGTGTCATTTTAGTG ATACCGTTGTGCTGGAGTTCAATCAATACACGCACGGCTCAAGATGGAGGCAAGCATTGGTGAACAGGAAGGACCACAGGGAAGAGGGCAACGAGGGTGACGGGTTCTACGGTGGGTTAAGGAAGCTCCGCAGCAAGGATGACATCTCCAAGTGGAGGCAGCTGTGGCCAACAGACATCCTGGAGTAG
- the LOC112895323 gene encoding uncharacterized protein LOC112895323 encodes MDSQPHDPSPFLPPLPVGLGWGLGWLTRSSPGRPRGARVGRCHVGPRRSPGPHARRGVEWLKYSGEQREQPGSRFSSSVFWHSFLSSSLCSHNNLQVAAGAAAAAAVLHASGGLEAEDGVTEATRIQLPRASCCMSTMAWYPLPQSGSALLAGDEFFENQSAGWSLWSFSSSDDQNTAATACSEEQSVPAPLEPHQCTHPTDDIFLSQFSDEEMRRMDTPFEALDMFPDSMHRLLSYEDMLSGVLTGNSSEDQDAKLDRNGVDTMDTCGFPLFSHDLQDAEPNNSEEVLADTPSMDKDGMGTTKRSRSFAHDESPRGFEALVLEELEDVVFQLTKKTRICFRDAFFRLAECSSKAPRCSGPSRQSVQRAAEGTASSAPAAAGCPPERGTNAIDRTVADLTMRPPCSPPLQVHGSCFAGGSGAAAQSATGWTARA; translated from the exons ATGGACTCGCAGCCACACGATCCCTCCCCTTTCCTCCCCCCTCTCCCTGTCGGCCTGGGGTGGGGGCTCGGCTGGCTCACGCGCAGCTCGCCCGGCCGACCTCGTGGGGCCCGCGTCGGTCGATGCCATGTGGGGCCGCGGCGCTCCCCGGGCCCACACGCCCGCCGTGGGGTAGAGTGGCTTAAGTACTCCGGGGAGCAGAGAGAACAGCCAGGTTCTCGGTTCTCCTCCTCCGTCTTCTGGCATAGCTTCTTGAGTTCTTCCCTCTGCAGCCACAACAATTTACAAgtagcggcgggggcggcggcggcggcggctgttcTGCACGCTTCCGGGGGTCTCGAAGCCGAGGACGGCGTGACGGAGGCGACGAGGATTCAGCTGCCGCGTGCGAGTTGCTGC ATGAGCACCATGGCGTGGTATCCGTTGCCACAGAGTGGAAGCGcgttgttggccggggacgagtTCTTCGAGAACCAGAGCGCCGGCTGGTCGCTGTGGAGCTTCAGCTCCTCCGACGATCAGAACACAGCCGCCACCGCGTGTTCAGAGGAGCAATCTGTCCCGGCGCCACTGGAGCCGCATCAGTGCACGCACCCAACCGACGACATCTTCCT GAGCCAGTTCTCGGATGAGGAGATGCGGCGGATGGATACCCCGTTCGAGGCGCTGGACATGTTCCCAGACTCCATGCACCGGCTCCTCTCCTACGAGGACATGCTCAGCGGCGTGCTCACTGGGAATTCGTCGGAGGATCAGGACGCGAAGCTGGACCGGAACGGGGTGGACACCATGGACACCTGCGGCTTCCCTCTGTTCAGCCACGACCTGCAGGACGCGGAGCCGAACAACAGCGAGGAGGTGCTAGCGGATACCCCGTCCATGGATAAG GATGGGATGGGCACGACGAAGAGGAGCAGGTCGTTTGCTCATGACGAGAGCCCGAGGGGCTTCGAGGCGCTGGTGCTCGAGGAACTCGAGGACGTGGTGTTCCAG CTGACCAAGAAGACGCGGATCTGCTTCAGGGACGCCTTCTTCAGGCTGGCTGAATGCTCATCGAAAGCCCCCCGGTGCAGCGGCCCCAGCAGGCAGAGCGTTCAGCGAGCAGCTGAGGGCACTGCGTCCAG tgccccagcagcagcaggttgCCCCCCGGAGCGCGGGACGAACGCGATCGACAGGACGGTGGCGGACCTGACGATGAGGCCGCCGTGCTCCCCTCCTCTTCAGGTCCACGGTAGCTGCTTCGCCGGCGGCTCGGGGGCAGCGGCGCAGTCCGCGACCGGCTGGACGGCGAGGGCGTAG